The nucleotide window GGGAAGCGTATCGGTTCTGATTAGGTTCAATGTCTTCTTTGCAACGCGAAAAGGTGCGACATTATGTATGGTCTCACCCCCTTACCTAACGGGAGGGGTTGGCAGAGCATGTCCGATGATATTACATCCTTCATTCATCTTCTTGCTTGCGCGAGATCAGAGGATCAGCACGCGGAAGCTTCTCCCGCCAGTTCTTGTCGTCGTAGCGACCAAAGATGCACGCCAGGACCGACTCCGGGCAGACGAGCATTGGTTCATCGTCGCCGCGCAGCCAACCGTTGAGGCACACGCGTCGCCCGTCGCTCGACGGCAGCGTGGACATGGAGACGTTACACGCCAACCCCGTCGTCATCACCCGGTCACGCTCCGACCGACACTCCCACTCCAGGCAGTCGTCGTCCTCGTCCTCCAACTGGTTCTCCGGGTTGCTGATGCCCGACTCCTGGAACATGTCGCCCGCTGTTGGGACCCGAAGTGGcgaccgccgccgccgcagcagcGAAGGCGACAAGGAACGGAACCAGGCCGCGATGATCGAGGAGGAACGCTTGCTCCGCGGCGTGGAAGAAAACGAGGGCGTCCCTTATCGGTGCCACGTCCTCAGATTCGTCCTCGCTTTCTTCGTCCTTCTCTCGTTCTTTGCTCTGGTTCTGTGGGGCGCCAGCCGCACACAGAAGCCTCGCATCACCATGAAGGTGATCACTTCATCCTCCTCGTCATGCTTCTTCTCTCGATTCGCGATGGCTCTCTAACTCGTCGTTCGCCGTAGAGCATCACATTCGAGAGCTTCTTCGTCCATGCCGGCGTCGATGCGTCGAACGTGCCGACCGGCATGGCCACTCTGAACTCGACCGTCGAGTTCACGTACCGTAACACCGGGAGCTTCTTTGCCGTCGACGTGACGTCGACACCATTAAGTCTCAACTACTACGGAATCACCGTGGCCAGCGGAAACGTAATCGCCATCACTTGACCGTATCAGTTGTCCCGATGGTGCTCTCCTTGGTTCACCTCATCGGATCGTTTCCTTTTTGTAGATGAGCCATTTCCACCAGTCAAAGCAGAGCCAGAGGGTGCTCAACGTGGTGGTGATGGGGAAGCAGGTGGCGCTCTACGGCGGAGGGCCGGGTGTCAGCGGCACGGGCCCGGTGAACATGACCCTGAGCTTCACGGTGAGGTCAAAAGCTTACGTGCTGGGAAAGGTGGTCAAGTCCAAGTTCCACGACGATGTGCGGTGCTCGGTCGTGATGGATCGGACTGAGCTCGGCAGAGCAGTCTCTCTGAAGAACTCGTGCCGATAAAATCTCGAGAGGTAAATGGATGCTGAATCGAGGCTTAGGGAACACTAAGGGAGAAAGGCTCCTCAATTAAGGAACGTAAAGTTGGGTGAAGTAAGCCTAGTACTATTTCATCGTTTTATTTATAGTAATAGTAATCCTCCTTATTGCTTGAtagtttactttttaattttatgtGTCTCTCGCAAGTGCTAAGTAATTATTGTTTATTTTCATTGTATTGTAAAGTAATTTTCCACCCTTTTTAAATTTCTTGGTGAATTCGTtcgtattatttttattttgttctttatgtacttattttcttgtatttttgATCATATTTCTAATTTGAACCTTCCAAAACCATATTAAGGAAACTAAGTTTGTGAAGAATGTCTTAGTAGGTAGGTCCCACCACCACccaaggaataaaaaaaaatctaatgttaGTAGAATAAACTTACGGTGggtaataagattaaaaaaaaaaaaaagagtttatttattttacttaCTATTTTAACATATTTTATAATGATTCATTCGATCCAAACCAAGTGGAGAataatatatatcaaaataattttaattatgaaaTAATCCTTTATCCATTcactaaaaaaaaataagaaaagagttTTCCATGTACAGTTACTTTTATTTTAAACTTTTACTAACCTAACCTAAGCATCAGAATTTCTTTATTAATACTAGTTTTATTATAAATAACACTGGAGTAAGTCATAAGAAATTGATTCTAAAGAGGGACAATGCATCTATCTATATTTTGAAATTCATCTAAAAAGTTTGGTAAAACACGATagattttaataaatttatatattttaatgggATTCACAATCAATTCTGAtactaataaaaagaaaatacaacaataaataaattaattattatgagTTAACAAAATCTTAATTTGATAATAAGGGTCGACCGTCTATTTTTAAGTCAGTCAACAATTAATTCATACGATATAAATTTAACCCATCTTATGCTAAACTAAAGGAGAAACTAGTTCTTGATAAGAGGAGGATCAAGACTTAGGTCATCTACTTCTCTCATTTGCCACCACAAAACCAGCTTTTGGACCAAATCCACAGACTTCTTCTTGTTTTATGAGCTAATTAAAGTTTATTTACCCATTTCAAACATTGTAATCTTCCATGGAATCCAAGAACTAATATTGTGTAATGAAGCTGATGAATTACCTATCGATTATTCATTTACATTTAGATTCGCTTCTCCTTATGATCTTAACTAATAAATCGACTtatctatttaattttttttattttaaataaaccaTTGAATTATAAAATTGTAGAAGTTATGTTCGATGTCTGAATTAATGAAAAACACATTTTGCATATTAAGAAtaatgcagaaaaaaaaaaacactattcaATTCTCTTACGGTGTTATTACAATTCTCTGTCTTATTCTTCtgatttcatcttttttttttttcttaagaggTAATAGAGTTATTAGAAATGTGAGCTTCTGTCCCTTCCATTTATTGTATCAAACTTATGACGATAAGAATAAGTTTTCCGCATtcatcatttattatttttttaataaaaaatcaatctttttgaAAATCtttgataaaattaatttttaaaaagtatAATATGTTTTTCCGTGGAAAGTTGATACAAGTTGAATAAAAAAGGGAGGGAGAGAATTCCTTAATATTAGATAGACATCGATCGCTTTTAAGTAGTTTAGGTTGTTTCATACTAAGTTATAACGAATCCTATAGATATTTAATAAGTAACAATCAAtcattctataaaaaaaaaattagattttttttcagaaaaatcgcctgttaatttttaaaataataatatttaatgtTAGGCGATTACTATTTATTTATAATCCTATTTTACCATTTATAATCTCattttaaaagtttttttttatatttctaaactATCCCTTTACAAATAAACgtaaaatatcttcttcttcttcttcttccttttttttctttcactttCTATACCATACTTTGAGTGTTGGCGGCACGGTGACAACTTGGCAAATAGTAAGATGAAATAAGGgattatcaaagaaaaaaaaaaaggtaaaattgATAATATGGGAttctaaatagtaaaataatatttttattaaatttttaagagATTATAAATAACAAAGGATCATGAATTGTAAATAGGGGCTAAGCTAAGCTTCTCCAtgttattttctgaaaataaaagttAGTTCCGACCATGTTGGTTTAGGGTGGGGTTATCTGTTCATGTGTCTCTGTCAAATTGGTATCAGCAGCTCCCAAACGAAATCGATTTGAGAAGAATGATACATCAATCATGTCTTGTTCTTGCATCGATTTTCCACCTCGTTCTTGCAGATGCTGACATTTTCAAGTGTCTTTCACGAATTAATGAGGGCGTTTGTGCTCTTCACCAACGACCGTTTCTTGACAAAGCGGTGAGCGGCTCTCCGCGACCGACGAATTTGGCAGACATCCCCATGTTGTTAATGCCACTTATCCTCTACATTTCCCTCGCCATTATGATCGCATGGCTTCGTACGCTAGATGGGATCAGTCTTCTTGAAGCCGACTCAGAGAGTGTAGTGTCCTTCCGGTGACAGCATCATAACGTCGATGGAGCCATGCCAAAGAGGCAGCTGCGGTGTGTAGGCTCCACGACAAGTAACAGTAACCGTTGGCAACTTTGCAACCATATTTTGGTGTTCTCAGTAGAGTTACATCTCAAGACTGGAGCTGTTCAAACTCTGGACATCATATACCTCAGCCAGTCTTTCTTCCCAAGGAAGAAGTAAGCAATAGCTAAGACTGTCAGCAACTTTCAATGGCGAGCTAATTTTATCTGTAATAAGAGAATTCCACAAGTCAGTCGAAAGCGGCAGCTGTGTCTtgccattttatttttttttttttgccccctCTATTCAAACTTACTAGCCGTTCTTGTTTTTGTTACTGAGGGCGCCTCCTTTTGCTTTTTGCAGAGGCAAGATTTGCGGTGTGATCGAGCTCGTTCGACCGATCCATGAACAGTAGTAACACACTGCCTAAAAGGCTCACACAAAGGGATCTTTCGAGTGGCCTTCAGAAACTCTAGTTTCGGTTTGGGCATCTTTCGTTGCTGCCAAAGTTAATTGCAGATATAACCGAGTAGTATTACCACTCATGGCCGGCCGATGACCATCGTTTCCTCCTACCACCAGTAGTAGTAGTCTCCTTGGAGGTCCACCTGGTCTCAGTTGTCACATTCTAGTATTCCTTTTGCCAGTACCTTCACTACATACACTGGTGTTGTCGCTGCAAGCACCATCGCAAAAGAAGTGTGCACCACATCACACAAAAAAGTATATGCCCTctaaataccaagaagaagtagTAAGAGCAGATaccaaatagagagagagagaggaaactgCAATGGCCGAAACAGGTGATGCCAGTAGAACCCTCAGGACAAGCAACTTACCTTCTTGGATAGTCCTGAGAAGCTTGCTTTCATGTAAAGGTAAGAACGATgtacgagggaagaagaagagcaagaagAATGGATGCTCCGAGTCCTCGGGTAGAATGAGGGAGAACTCCAGTCTCGTAAGGCCGGAGATGGCCACAACTGAGGTTGGTAAGAAGCTGCCTGCGGCGAGCACATGCAATGCTTGCAGTAGATCCTTGAGATCTCCTTGTAAGGATATCGGTGGAGGAGACATCTCCACATCCTTTGCTTCTTATTCTTCTGCCTCCATCAATGCCTCTGCcatttcttcgtcttcttcctctctcgGAGGATCTTTTAGAGGAATGCACCTGAGGAGGTTTTCTGGCTGCTACGAGTGTCATGTGTCGGTCGATCCCATCAACGGACCTTCTGGGGATCCTTCCATGAGGGCTATCACCTGCACTTCTCCTGGCTGTGGGGAGATCTTTCTGAGGCCCGAGTCTTTGGAGCTCCACCGGGCAATTAGACATGCAGGTAAATATGTTCTTAgcttctttttctctttgagaCCAATTTTTGTCACACAATTCATTTCATTTCCCTAATTATTTtaaccaaaataataataataataataataataaaaagagtaGATAATTCAAGCATTCATATTGCAATTTCAATATCTTCCAATGTCATCTCTGGCCTATGGTGGTGGTATTATTAAACTCATTGTGATGAACAAGCAAGCCTATATAGTCCTTCTTACAAAGGTGGCATTCTAAGTTTCAGGTGAAATTGTTGGAATGGAATTCAAATTTGAGTTTCAATTATCTAAATTAACTATGATTATAAAGAATTTTGGAACGTTCACTACAAAATCTGATCCTGTATTTGCCTTTCCCTGCAATAAATAGTATCTGAATTGGGACCTGAAGACACAAGCAGAAACATAATTGAGATCATTTTCCAGTCAAGCTGGCTCAAGAATCAAACCCCGGTTTGCAAGATAGAGAGGATACTGAAGGTCCACAACACCCAGAAGGCCATAGCAAGGTTTGAGGACTACAGAGACTCCATAAAGGCTAAAGCCAACAAGCTCACGAAAAAACATCCAAGGTGTGTTGCTGATGGGAATGAGCTCCTGAGGTTCCACTGTGCCACTTTTGCATGCTCCCTCGGCATCAATGGATCCACCAATCTGTGCCAATCGATCAAACACTGCAACGTGTGCAGCATCATAAGAGACGGGTTCAAAGTTGAGGAGCAAGGGAGGATTCAAACGATGGCTACGAGCGGGAGGGCGCATGACATGGCTCGTATCTCGTCGGATCATGAGAAGAGGGCGATGCTGGTTTGCAGGGTAATCGCAGGAAGAGTGAAGAAGAACCAAGATGCCGTGGAGGAATTTGATTCGATGGCTGGACCGGCAGTAACGTATTCGAATTTAGATCAGCTCTTTGTCTTCAATCCTAATGccatcttgccatgctttgttgtGATCTATACGAGTTTTTAGTGCCATCGATCATTGTAAATCTCGAGTTGCAAGTTCTGCTGCTCTTCTTGGATTCATTGTTCTGCTACCCATCTCAGCACTGCAAGTTGTGTTAACTCAAGCAAAATATAGTCTTTTGGATTTTTGCTTCAAAATGTGAGGTTTAATGCACTCATCATATCTGAGAACAGAGAAATTACTGTCAGGAGTTCATTAAGCTCAAAATTTCTTGAATTCTTGTCATGTCATTTATTTCCTATTTCGAGTTTGAATAGATCATAAACCTTCATAATGTTCAGGCAGGCTTTCATAGTAAAAATTATTGCAAATTGTTGTAAACTACAAATAGCCATAATAATCATCCACAGTAAATCATTTTGGAAGGAAAGCAACAAAAATCTAAAGTAGCTTACACCCAACTTTTGAAACACTACCTCATGTTAAACTGGATATTGTGAATCTACAAAAAGGATACAAAAATGCGACAAAGCTAAATAACCCTCAGGACACAGATAAAAATCACAGTATGATTCATTCTGATTTAGCAAAAGAATCTCTTATCCTAAGCATTTTCCTTCCAATTAGTAATGGTTTATATTCCAAACTAGTAGCCAGTTCTCCAATGGTTTGTGGTGTGGGAGGAAGTGATACCAGCTGGTGTAGACCTTTGTCCCATGAAATGGTATGTGAAACTCGTACTTGCAAGTGTTGTTTATTAGTTTGATGTGGCTTTCTTAAGTGTCATCATCTGACTTGTTTTGTGTGTGTAGTCTTAAAGTTATGGCACAGGCTAACAAAAAGAATCAGACGTCCAAGCCGTTGGTCTTATCTTTGTTCTACAGAAACAACTGTGCTCATCTAATCTGTGGTACATATAGTGACTACATTATTGTAGCTTGTTTCAGACAAAAAGTAAAATAAAGTGTGGAATCATCTGACAAAGAACTCCAGGACAAGTCCTAGCTCTTCTGGAGCTGCCAAGCCctgttctgctgctgctgctgctctggtAAAGAAAGATTTATGGCATAGTTAAAGAGGAGGGCTGAGGGCTCTGTCTCATGCGACAGGGCAGCATGAACAAGCTGCAAATTGTCTCTATTCAGCATGATATTGGACGGCAATAAAGACTGAGGTTTCACAGCTCATGGCCATTACCTCCATTTGGATGCTAGCGAAGTTTAGCTTGCAAGACAGAGATAGGGTGCAGAAGGGTTTGAGGTGAGGGCTATGTAGGTAGCTGTTACTGCCTGAACAGTGATTTCACACAAATGAGCCTTCTTAAGGTTGTTGAATTGGACATAATGATTGATGGATGATCCATTCAGGCTCATCAAGCTAGATTTGTCTTGAATTCAGAGAGACCATAACTCAGAacttgatattctgaaatataaatataatctGGTCTTGCATTTACTCACTCAGAGCTCATATATCCTCTTCTCTGCTCTCTGTCACCTCTGAAACTTTGTCACAGCTTTATCTTGTCTGCCTGACTTGAATCAACTACCAATTCAAAAAAATTCTAATGTATCTATCTATGCATCCCTTTAATAGTTTAGAAGAGATATAgagattgaattttattgaaaactATAAATAGATAATTAAGTGCACAATTAAGATAACCAAGGAGCCTAAGGCTACTAGAGAATCAAAATGATTACTAGATGGACTATGCAATGTACTATGAGAATGAGTTGAAGGACCAGTGAGAAAGAGAAATTGCAAGAAGTCAAGCActtcttgattttatttttttaaaaaaaatacaattaataatattgtatgatttttttattaaaatcaatgtataatgattatttatatatatatatatatatatatattaaaatctaaATATAGTTTTTTAGAttgttattttaaaatattatatattaatttaagcaGATTTGAGTTAATGGTTTGGACCTGTTTGAAATTTAGTGGATTGACTGAATCGGTTCAACTATAGaggaaaaagaggaggaaaagtggactcaacattttttttttttgattgaaaGAGAGGATACTCTAGAAAAGGTTTACAGGAAAAACATAAAATGAAGGATTCTTTAATGAAATTTTCCTAATAAATTAAAAGATATTAGTAGTTTCTCTTGAATACTAACAAAACCACTTGTATTTATAGTTGTCCTCATCCTACTCGTAGTCGTCATTCAACAACAGTTACCTCCTCATAGTCGTCGCACATAATAAAAGCTTATCTTTCTTGTAGAGATAAATAATGATCATCCCACCCTCACACTCAAGACATTCTAACACCACATCATGGGTGACAGAATCAATCATAGATCATATATCCTATAATGATCATCCGATGGCGTCAATCATAGACGAGATTGCCTATGAAACAAGCGGAGGTTAGGATAATAGCCGCAAACCTCTTAATTGAATTGCAATTTTAGTAGAGCACCTTAGACTAACCTATATCACAATGTTTTCATCTATAAGATCGACCGATTTATTTTTTTGCTTCAAGCATATTTGAACGATACAAGTGAAGGAAAATATAGTAGTAGTTTAAATTTTACGAGTTACACCACCAGCACTGAATCGGACAACAACTACATAAAGCAAATTCTACAAAGATCCATGATTAGCAATACACGATAAATTGTGTTTTCTTTAATCTTCTTCTGATTGATTCTCACTTTGCCACTAATCTTATTCAATCAACCAATGGGTATGCCCCGCTGGCACGGACTTCCTTGACCCTCTTTTCGTATTCATCTTCTTCCTCGACATTGTTATCTTGTTCTTCTTGCTTGCCTTCATCCTCCCCAGCCGGCCAACCAAAACCTGCCACAGGTGTGCTTGACGGTGGAGGAGTCCGTGCTTCGCCCACAATCCTCATTATCTCCTCGACACTCTGCAGAGAATAGGTAGGGGCATCATTATCCCGCTTGTAGTATTGCGCTTGCGCTGCTTCAGTTAGCTCTCTAGGCAGGTTCTTCAAGAACCAGGGATGGTTCCTTATTTCCCTTATAGTAATTCTCTGCAGACAGCCGAAAACAAGCTAATTTCAATAAAAGTGATATCTTGTTATCGAAAAAAAGTTCATATGCTTTCCTTTACTGAATAGAATCTATATTCCATCATTTTACATAGGGTCTTTGGTTACACAGGCATACCCTTTCTGGGTTGGCAACGAAGATCCTTGATAGGATTTGCCTGCAATCTTGGGAGGTATGAACATATTCAGGTATCTTGTACTGTGCTGACACTATTCTCTGCAATCCAAACCATGTTGGAACATAATAAACAAGGGGCTGAGATTGACAGTGAAGATATATAGAATAATAGCATGAGTAAAGAGCCGGCATGACAAACGGCAAGAATAAGAGGTTTTTACCCCAATTGTCTTCCTAAAATTCCTGGGGTCGTCTGGGTCTTCAAAGGGGTAGGCTCCCACCAGCATCACATACAATGTTACCCCGCATGACCAGACATCAGCTGTCTACAACACCAAATATGTTTGTTATCTTGACAACTCTCCTCGTATCAAATAACCAAACAAGAAACAGATAATAAATGAAATCAACTTATTCAGCAAATGTATgaaccaagagagagagagttcagacAGGTCACTTATTGGATTTGAAATCGATTCCTGCTGAATAAATTTGTTGTGAATTCTACTAATGATCTAAAAACAAGTCACTGCCTCGGAGAA belongs to Musa acuminata AAA Group cultivar baxijiao chromosome BXJ1-11, Cavendish_Baxijiao_AAA, whole genome shotgun sequence and includes:
- the LOC135596590 gene encoding uncharacterized protein LOC135596590 — encoded protein: MHARTDSGQTSIGSSSPRSQPLRHTRRPSLDGSVDMETLHANPVVITRSRSDRHSHSRQSSSSSSNWFSGLLMPDSWNMSPAVGTRSGDRRRRSSEGDKERNQAAMIEEERLLRGVEENEGVPYRCHVLRFVLAFFVLLSFFALVLWGASRTQKPRITMKVITSSSSSCFFSRFAMAL
- the LOC135596591 gene encoding uncharacterized protein LOC135596591 — protein: MATLNSTVEFTYRNTGSFFAVDVTSTPLSLNYYGITVASGNMSHFHQSKQSQRVLNVVVMGKQVALYGGGPGVSGTGPVNMTLSFTVRSKAYVLGKVVKSKFHDDVRCSVVMDRTELGRAVSLKNSCR
- the LOC135597189 gene encoding uncharacterized protein LOC135597189 — translated: MAETGDASRTLRTSNLPSWIVLRSLLSCKGKNDVRGKKKSKKNGCSESSGRMRENSSLVRPEMATTEVGKKLPAASTCNACSRSLRSPCKDIGGGDISTSFASYSSASINASAISSSSSSLGGSFRGMHLRRFSGCYECHVSVDPINGPSGDPSMRAITCTSPGCGEIFLRPESLELHRAIRHAVSELGPEDTSRNIIEIIFQSSWLKNQTPVCKIERILKVHNTQKAIARFEDYRDSIKAKANKLTKKHPRCVADGNELLRFHCATFACSLGINGSTNLCQSIKHCNVCSIIRDGFKVEEQGRIQTMATSGRAHDMARISSDHEKRAMLVCRVIAGRVKKNQDAVEEFDSMAGPAVTYSNLDQLFVFNPNAILPCFVVIYTSF